From Oscillospiraceae bacterium CM, a single genomic window includes:
- a CDS encoding ParA family protein: MISTAIFNNKGGVGKTTFLCNLASYLQTKCGKKVLVVDADPQCNSTSYVLDDDDYYDVYFEQNNFTIADLIPPLKNGLGYAKQIKATKSDLFGFDLIAGNPELAAHEDFLSKDWSELRAKEIRGIRTNMLFVHFLTLCQEYDYVFFDMGPSLGAINRAVLLACDYFITPMSSDIFSVLALKNIGESISTWRDLYNETLSDVNPKDKALFEGLKDKCNIKFLGYVEQQYISKSSGGKKVAVRSYEKILSTIPDEIKRYVIAPINGDIEFENYNLGSIPNFYSLIPMSQTAHKPVFLLTNADGVLGAHYQKVSDYNEMMGGITQRVLQNMEALK, from the coding sequence TTGATATCAACTGCAATATTTAATAACAAAGGTGGTGTTGGCAAGACCACTTTTCTATGCAACCTTGCAAGTTATTTGCAAACCAAATGTGGGAAGAAAGTATTAGTAGTTGATGCTGATCCACAATGCAATTCAACATCCTATGTTTTAGATGATGATGACTACTATGACGTTTATTTTGAACAAAATAATTTTACTATAGCTGATCTTATCCCACCACTTAAAAACGGGTTGGGTTATGCCAAACAGATAAAAGCAACTAAGTCAGATCTATTTGGTTTTGATCTTATCGCAGGTAACCCTGAATTAGCCGCTCATGAAGATTTTCTATCAAAGGATTGGTCAGAATTGCGAGCTAAGGAAATACGTGGAATACGTACAAATATGCTCTTTGTTCATTTTTTAACCTTGTGTCAAGAATATGATTATGTTTTTTTCGATATGGGACCTTCATTAGGCGCTATCAATCGTGCTGTTTTACTGGCTTGTGACTATTTTATAACACCTATGTCTTCCGATATTTTTAGCGTGCTTGCATTAAAAAATATAGGGGAATCAATATCTACATGGAGAGATTTATATAATGAAACGCTATCTGATGTAAACCCAAAAGATAAAGCTCTATTTGAGGGATTAAAGGATAAATGTAATATAAAGTTTTTGGGATACGTTGAGCAGCAGTACATTTCAAAAAGTAGCGGGGGAAAAAAAGTGGCTGTACGTTCCTATGAAAAGATTTTAAGTACAATCCCCGATGAAATTAAAAGATATGTAATAGCGCCGATAAACGGTGATATAGAATTCGAAAATTACAACTTGGGGTCTATACCCAACTTTTATAGTCTAATACCAATGTCTCAAACTGCTCATAAGCCTGTATTCTTATTAACGAATGCTGATGGTGTTCTTGGTGCTCATTATCAGAAAGTTAGCGATTATAATGAAATGATGGGTGGTATTACTCAGCGCGTGTTGCAAAACATGGAGGCCTTAAAATGA